From the Gramella sp. Hel_I_59 genome, one window contains:
- a CDS encoding rhamnogalacturonan acetylesterase: protein MNRIVLLVLILFSMTVSAQNKPTLYLIGDSTMSDKQDPDQNPEHGWGQMLSALMTSGIEIDNHAVNGRSTRSFLAENRWNTVKNKLKPGDYVFIQFGHNDQKIEDAERYTNPYTQYRSNLEKFVRETKEMEAKPVLLTSIVRRCFNEQGVFMDTHGEYPLVVRMVSNDMDIPLIDMQLLTEQLEIAYGPEDSKTLHLHIEPGENNYKPDGVEDDTHLSKIGATIVASLALQEFQKIDLEIKKYIKPAVLQKNLIPDEESKE, encoded by the coding sequence ATGAATAGAATAGTTCTCTTAGTACTCATACTTTTTTCCATGACTGTGTCTGCACAAAATAAACCAACTCTGTACCTTATTGGAGATTCCACAATGTCTGACAAGCAGGACCCTGATCAAAATCCGGAACACGGGTGGGGACAGATGCTGTCAGCATTAATGACTTCAGGAATTGAGATTGATAACCATGCTGTGAATGGTAGAAGTACACGTAGTTTTCTTGCTGAAAATCGATGGAACACGGTTAAGAACAAACTGAAACCAGGAGATTATGTTTTCATCCAATTTGGGCATAATGATCAGAAAATTGAAGATGCTGAACGCTACACCAATCCCTATACTCAATACCGATCAAACCTGGAGAAGTTTGTACGAGAAACTAAAGAAATGGAGGCTAAACCGGTATTGCTTACTTCTATAGTTCGCAGATGTTTTAATGAACAAGGTGTTTTTATGGATACTCATGGTGAATATCCGCTAGTAGTTAGGATGGTTTCCAACGACATGGATATTCCACTTATCGATATGCAGTTACTAACAGAACAACTGGAAATTGCTTATGGTCCTGAAGATTCCAAAACACTTCATTTGCACATAGAACCCGGGGAGAATAATTACAAACCAGATGGTGTCGAAGACGATACCCATTTGTCTAAAATCGGAGCAACGATTGTCGCAAGCCTTGCTTTACAGGAATTTCAAAAAATAGATTTGGAGATTAAGAAGTATATCAAGCCTGCAGTACTTCAGAAGAACTTAATTCCGGACGAAGAAAGTAAAGAATGA
- a CDS encoding right-handed parallel beta-helix repeat-containing protein: protein MKVLSIIFATIILSSCNNLQAPAQVKNETSEAKTKLIQVSTAEELIAALDDPNPGDSIVVSAGTYKLDERIYINDSGNEGGTIYLIGDISQERPLLDFSVMEEDSSNQGIVLKADNWHIKGFRVFKAGDNGLHIRGNNNLIEFCSFSECRDTGLQIDDDASKNTILNCDSYYNADSSMKNADGFAVKMAVGSDNKFIGCRAWNNSDDGWDGYLRGADNVTTIYENCWSFKNGFLKDGTNGKGDGNGFKTGGSDSKLTKHNASFFRCIAVDNVSDGFDHNSNRGTVSIINCSATGNGRNIAFAETLSLEKIVLLNTVVLGDYGKYNGESELVENNSWEFDFEVSEDDFVSVDSKELEKVRKKDGSLPDLDFMKPKRTSELAKIKPSKKSNKYSNVSFIGAVEIDK, encoded by the coding sequence ATGAAAGTACTTTCCATCATTTTTGCAACCATTATTCTAAGTTCCTGCAATAACCTTCAGGCACCTGCACAGGTTAAAAATGAAACTTCAGAAGCTAAAACAAAATTGATCCAGGTAAGTACTGCCGAAGAGTTGATCGCAGCGCTAGATGATCCCAATCCTGGAGACTCCATTGTTGTAAGCGCAGGAACATATAAACTAGACGAACGAATTTATATTAATGACTCAGGAAATGAAGGAGGAACCATTTACCTTATTGGTGATATTTCCCAGGAAAGACCACTTCTTGATTTTTCTGTTATGGAAGAAGATTCTTCTAATCAGGGCATTGTTCTAAAGGCCGATAATTGGCATATCAAAGGGTTTCGTGTTTTTAAAGCTGGCGATAATGGCCTTCACATTAGAGGGAATAATAATCTAATTGAGTTTTGTAGTTTTTCAGAATGCAGAGATACTGGTTTGCAAATAGACGATGATGCTTCAAAAAATACCATTCTCAACTGTGATTCCTACTACAACGCCGATTCCAGTATGAAAAATGCCGATGGATTTGCCGTAAAAATGGCTGTGGGCTCAGATAACAAATTCATAGGATGTCGCGCCTGGAATAATTCAGATGATGGTTGGGATGGCTATCTAAGGGGAGCAGATAATGTAACTACGATTTATGAAAATTGCTGGTCATTTAAAAACGGATTTTTAAAAGATGGTACGAATGGAAAAGGTGATGGCAATGGATTTAAAACCGGTGGGAGTGATAGTAAACTCACGAAACATAACGCCTCCTTTTTTCGATGCATCGCGGTTGATAATGTAAGTGACGGTTTCGATCACAATAGTAATCGCGGGACAGTTTCCATCATTAATTGCTCTGCAACAGGCAATGGTCGAAATATCGCTTTTGCTGAAACTCTGAGTCTCGAAAAAATTGTTCTTCTTAACACTGTTGTTCTGGGTGACTACGGAAAATATAATGGTGAATCTGAATTGGTGGAAAACAATAGCTGGGAGTTCGATTTTGAAGTATCTGAAGATGATTTTGTTTCAGTAGATTCTAAGGAATTAGAAAAAGTCCGAAAAAAAGATGGAAGTCTGCCAGATCTTGATTTTATGAAACCGAAAAGAACTAGCGAGCTGGCAAAGATCAAACCTAGTAAGAAATCAAATAAATATTCTAACGTGTCTTTTATAGGCGCAGTAGAAATAGATAAATAG
- a CDS encoding glycoside hydrolase family 88 protein, with protein MKILTHKLHFSFILLLMAICFVGCKHNGDRQKKEIASAEKNQEKGIPENLKWSERMMLSEMERFPEASKLDFRDKPKWSYTNGLVLKAAQEVFEKTGDERYYQYIYNYADTMIKKDGDIRTYKLSDQNLDMLNSGNSLLFLYPKTKEERFMDALILLRSQIDTQPRTKEGGMWHKERYTEQMWLDGLYMAHPFYAHYTKMYSEGEEAEEAYDDIIKQFDLIQQFAYDPETGLLYHGWDSSKKQKWANEQTGTSPNFWSRAMGWYGMALVDVLDYLPEDHEGRDKLIGYLNRFAEALVKYQDMESGLWYQVLDQGDRDGNYLEASGTAMFSYTFAKAAKKGYLPQKYMNVAEKAYDGILKNLITVEEDGLVNLNQVCAVAGLGGDPYRDASYEYYVNEEIRSNDPKGTGPFILASLQLDR; from the coding sequence ATGAAAATCCTGACTCATAAATTACATTTTAGTTTCATCCTTTTGTTGATGGCGATTTGCTTTGTTGGCTGTAAACATAATGGTGACAGACAAAAAAAGGAAATCGCTTCAGCAGAAAAGAATCAGGAAAAAGGTATTCCGGAAAACTTGAAATGGTCTGAGAGAATGATGCTTTCAGAAATGGAAAGATTTCCTGAAGCATCCAAACTGGATTTTCGAGATAAACCAAAATGGAGCTACACGAATGGTTTGGTGCTAAAAGCTGCTCAGGAAGTGTTTGAAAAAACCGGGGATGAGCGTTACTACCAGTATATCTATAACTATGCTGATACCATGATCAAGAAGGATGGCGATATTAGAACTTACAAGTTAAGTGATCAAAACCTCGATATGCTAAACTCTGGAAACTCCTTGCTTTTTCTTTATCCCAAAACTAAAGAAGAGCGTTTTATGGACGCTTTGATACTTCTTAGAAGTCAGATCGACACGCAACCACGCACAAAAGAAGGTGGTATGTGGCACAAAGAACGCTATACGGAACAAATGTGGTTGGATGGACTCTATATGGCGCATCCATTTTATGCTCATTATACGAAAATGTATAGCGAAGGAGAGGAAGCCGAAGAAGCTTATGATGATATCATAAAGCAATTTGACCTTATTCAGCAGTTTGCTTACGATCCTGAAACAGGATTATTGTACCATGGCTGGGATTCCAGTAAAAAACAAAAATGGGCAAATGAACAAACAGGGACTTCGCCAAATTTCTGGTCCAGAGCTATGGGTTGGTATGGTATGGCACTGGTAGATGTATTAGATTATCTTCCGGAAGATCACGAGGGGCGTGATAAGCTGATAGGCTATTTGAATCGCTTTGCTGAAGCTTTAGTGAAATATCAGGATATGGAATCCGGACTTTGGTATCAGGTTCTTGACCAGGGAGATAGAGATGGAAATTACCTAGAAGCCTCAGGTACAGCGATGTTTAGTTATACGTTCGCCAAAGCAGCGAAAAAAGGCTACCTGCCTCAAAAGTATATGAATGTAGCAGAAAAAGCTTATGACGGTATACTGAAAAATCTGATTACTGTTGAAGAGGATGGCTTGGTAAATCTAAACCAGGTTTGTGCAGTGGCCGGACTTGGTGGTGATCCTTATCGCGACGCTTCGTACGAATATTATGTGAATGAAGAAATTCGCAGCAACGATCCTAAAGGTACAGGGCCATTTATTCTAGCTAGTCTACAACTAGACAGATAA
- a CDS encoding pectinesterase family protein: MRSGLLVILVTFLLGRPSQAQEKHEIKPYTIETTYEKWKKDFPFVRPVETIASERILAKENVVYKSVDGKELKADVYIPNNAKDRKYPAVLLIHGGGWLTGSKENERVMAQHLALYGYVGITASYRLGTEAEYPAAVLDLKGAAKWMRRNADSLQIDPNKIAVLGASAGAQLATLLGVTPDSETYQTGDAKISDKFQAIINLDGVVSFVHPEAQEGWMAGTWFGGSKSEKPELWKEASPLEYVDEQTPPTLFINSSYPRFHAGRDDMTSLMSKNNIYSEVHTLENSPHSFWLLHPWFEQTLNLSLNFLDKIFSNSSSVKETYREITVAKDKSAEFVSIQEAINSTRDLGPGEVVIKIKNGTYNEKLEIPSWKHQLTLIGESRDQRIVNNNDFSGKMNPQTNEEFSTFNSYTVLVRGDDVKIENLTIKNSSCGEGQAVALHVEGDRFVIKNSNILGCQDTIYTATGGSRQLYLDCYIEGTTDFIFGQATAVFKNCTIHSLKNSYITAAATPQDQEFGYVFMDCELTAAEDVTEVYLGRPWRPFANTVFLNAELGAHIVAEGWDPWSGDKMFPHKEETTYYAEFNSQGSGASEGTRVNWSHQLTSEQAAEYTLQNIFSNQNDWYWASKSIKQ, from the coding sequence ATGAGATCAGGATTATTAGTCATACTGGTAACTTTCCTATTAGGGAGACCTTCGCAAGCTCAGGAAAAGCATGAGATCAAACCCTATACAATTGAAACTACTTACGAAAAGTGGAAGAAGGACTTTCCATTTGTAAGACCTGTAGAAACAATCGCTTCTGAAAGAATTCTTGCCAAGGAGAATGTGGTGTATAAGTCGGTTGACGGTAAAGAACTAAAAGCAGATGTCTACATTCCAAATAATGCTAAGGATCGAAAATATCCGGCGGTACTTTTAATTCATGGTGGTGGATGGCTTACAGGAAGTAAGGAAAACGAAAGAGTTATGGCGCAGCACCTGGCGCTTTATGGATATGTGGGAATTACTGCATCATATCGCTTAGGAACAGAAGCAGAATATCCTGCAGCAGTTCTGGATTTGAAGGGTGCGGCCAAATGGATGCGTAGAAACGCTGATAGCTTACAAATTGACCCTAATAAAATTGCAGTTCTTGGAGCATCGGCTGGTGCACAACTGGCTACGCTACTTGGCGTTACGCCAGACTCAGAAACTTATCAAACAGGTGATGCCAAAATTTCAGATAAGTTTCAGGCGATTATCAATCTAGACGGTGTAGTTTCTTTTGTTCATCCAGAAGCGCAGGAAGGCTGGATGGCCGGGACTTGGTTTGGAGGATCCAAATCGGAGAAACCTGAACTTTGGAAGGAAGCTTCTCCGCTAGAATATGTAGACGAACAAACACCGCCAACTTTATTCATTAACAGCTCCTATCCTCGATTTCATGCCGGCCGTGACGACATGACTAGTTTGATGTCTAAAAATAATATTTATTCAGAAGTACATACTCTGGAAAACTCACCGCATTCCTTCTGGTTGCTGCATCCTTGGTTTGAACAAACTCTCAACCTTAGTTTAAATTTCCTGGATAAAATTTTCAGCAATTCTTCTTCTGTCAAAGAAACTTATAGAGAAATTACAGTAGCAAAGGATAAGTCAGCTGAATTTGTTTCAATACAAGAAGCGATTAATTCTACCCGCGATCTCGGCCCCGGGGAAGTTGTGATCAAAATTAAAAACGGAACTTATAATGAGAAACTTGAAATACCGTCCTGGAAGCATCAATTAACTTTAATTGGGGAAAGTCGGGACCAAAGAATTGTAAATAACAATGATTTCTCTGGTAAAATGAATCCGCAGACTAATGAAGAATTCTCTACTTTCAATTCTTATACAGTTCTGGTGCGAGGTGATGATGTGAAAATAGAAAATCTCACGATAAAAAATTCATCTTGCGGAGAAGGTCAGGCTGTTGCACTGCATGTTGAAGGAGATCGTTTTGTAATCAAAAACTCAAATATCCTGGGTTGCCAGGATACAATTTATACAGCCACGGGTGGTAGCCGACAATTATACCTGGATTGTTATATTGAAGGTACAACCGACTTTATTTTCGGGCAGGCTACGGCAGTATTTAAAAACTGTACCATCCATAGTCTCAAAAATTCCTATATAACTGCAGCGGCTACGCCTCAGGATCAGGAATTTGGATACGTATTCATGGATTGTGAACTTACTGCTGCTGAAGATGTGACCGAGGTTTACCTGGGACGTCCCTGGAGACCTTTTGCCAATACTGTTTTTCTAAATGCAGAATTGGGAGCACATATTGTTGCTGAAGGTTGGGATCCCTGGAGCGGAGATAAAATGTTCCCTCACAAGGAAGAAACCACCTATTATGCTGAATTCAATAGTCAGGGATCGGGTGCTTCTGAAGGGACTCGAGTGAACTGGTCACATCAACTAACATCAGAACAGGCAGCTGAATATACACTTCAGAATATATTCAGTAATCAGAATGATTGGTACTGGGCTTCAAAATCGATCAAACAATAA
- a CDS encoding glycoside hydrolase family 28 protein yields MKKDTIINFIINAVVFGLIFMLASCKAGAQDFNSDKAWQKADDIIKSIVVPQFQDKTFNVRDYGAIADGKRLNTEAFKKAIDACNEQGGGKVLVPSGKYLTGPIHLKSNVNFHLSEGAEILFTEDKSAYLPMVHTSYEGMELMNYSPLIYAKGQKNIAVTGKGVFNGQADNDNWWPWAGKEEYGYQKDDARQQDDHNLPRLRNMIAEQNPIEERIFGPDHQMRPTFFESFECENILVQGVTFTNAPFWIIHPIKSNNITVDGVTVRSHGPNNDGCDPEYSRNVHIKNSVFDTGDDCIAIKSGRNNDGRRVNIPSENIVIENCEMADGHGGVVMGSEISAGVRNVFVRNCTMDSPNLDRAIRIKTNTIRGGFVEDIYVKDLQIGQVKEAVLRINTFYGIYDKQEGEYIPRIKNIFLENISVENGGEYGVLIKGREQEPVKNVVMKNVTIKSTETPLEIENCEPIKFINTTINGKEF; encoded by the coding sequence ATGAAAAAAGATACGATTATTAATTTTATCATCAACGCAGTAGTTTTTGGGTTGATTTTTATGCTGGCTTCCTGTAAAGCTGGTGCTCAGGATTTCAATTCAGATAAAGCCTGGCAGAAAGCCGATGATATTATCAAAAGCATTGTGGTACCACAATTTCAAGATAAAACTTTTAATGTTAGAGATTATGGTGCCATTGCCGATGGAAAAAGATTGAATACCGAAGCTTTTAAAAAAGCCATCGATGCCTGTAATGAGCAGGGAGGTGGGAAAGTTTTAGTACCATCAGGTAAATACCTAACGGGTCCCATTCACTTAAAGTCAAATGTGAATTTTCATCTTTCAGAAGGAGCCGAGATCTTATTTACTGAAGATAAATCGGCATATCTCCCTATGGTACATACTTCTTACGAGGGAATGGAACTAATGAATTATTCTCCTTTAATTTATGCGAAGGGTCAAAAAAATATAGCTGTAACCGGAAAAGGTGTTTTTAATGGTCAGGCAGATAACGATAACTGGTGGCCCTGGGCTGGAAAAGAGGAATATGGCTATCAGAAAGATGATGCAAGACAGCAGGATGATCACAATCTTCCACGTTTAAGAAACATGATTGCCGAGCAAAATCCTATAGAAGAAAGAATTTTTGGACCCGATCACCAAATGCGCCCAACATTCTTTGAGTCATTTGAATGTGAAAATATCCTTGTTCAAGGAGTGACTTTTACCAATGCTCCTTTCTGGATCATACATCCTATAAAAAGTAATAATATAACGGTTGATGGCGTAACAGTGCGCAGTCATGGACCTAATAATGATGGTTGTGATCCTGAATATTCTAGAAACGTACATATAAAAAATTCAGTTTTTGATACTGGTGACGATTGTATCGCTATTAAATCTGGTCGTAACAATGACGGGCGCCGCGTAAACATTCCAAGTGAAAATATTGTGATCGAGAACTGCGAAATGGCAGACGGTCATGGCGGTGTAGTGATGGGCAGTGAGATTTCTGCTGGAGTTCGAAATGTGTTTGTTAGAAATTGTACGATGGATAGTCCAAACCTGGATCGCGCTATTAGAATCAAAACAAATACCATTCGCGGTGGTTTTGTAGAAGATATTTATGTAAAGGATCTTCAAATAGGTCAGGTAAAAGAAGCTGTATTACGTATCAATACCTTTTATGGAATTTATGACAAGCAGGAGGGAGAATATATTCCTAGAATCAAAAACATATTTCTAGAAAATATTAGCGTTGAAAATGGCGGGGAATATGGAGTTTTGATAAAAGGAAGAGAGCAGGAGCCGGTTAAAAATGTGGTAATGAAGAACGTCACTATCAAGAGTACAGAGACACCACTTGAGATCGAAAATTGCGAACCAATTAAATTTATAAATACCACTATTAACGGTAAAGAATTTTAG
- a CDS encoding glycoside hydrolase 43 family protein, with protein sequence MRFFNYFILVISVSLAAQQKEHTSKVWIADNGDGTYTNPILHADYSDPDVARIGDDYYMTASSFNTSPGLPILHSKDMVNWKLINYALPKQVPTQTFEVPQHGNGVWAPSIRTHNNELYIYWGDPDFGIYMVKTSDPKGNWENPVLVMEGKGLIDPSPLWDEDGKAYLVHAYAGSRAGVKSLLTVNKMNEEGTKVLDAGRHVFDGHDAHPTVEGSKFYKRNGYYYIFAPAGGVATGWQLILRSKDIYGPYDEKVVLEQGTTSINGPHQGAWVETPEGEDWFYHFQDVDAYGRIVHLQPMIWENDWPVMGEDLDGNGIGEPVKTHEKPNVGKDYPIVTPRESTEFEADSLGLQWQWQANPQVVWHAKLPGKDYLRLFSIKVQDDYQNLWMTPNLLLQKFPAPDFTVTTKLKLFPQEADKGKSAGLIIMGMDYATLTLTHDAEGYIIKQTEAINAIDGAEEIRIIEERIATNEVIFRVEVSAPDAMCQFSYSENGKDFTKVGKPFKAQPGKWIGAKVGLFSVSTQESKRGGYADVEYFRITK encoded by the coding sequence ATGCGTTTTTTCAATTACTTCATATTAGTTATTTCGGTATCCCTTGCTGCTCAGCAAAAGGAGCATACTTCTAAAGTCTGGATTGCTGATAATGGAGATGGTACTTATACCAACCCGATTTTGCACGCAGATTATTCAGACCCTGATGTCGCGAGAATAGGTGATGATTATTATATGACCGCTTCCAGTTTTAATACTTCGCCGGGATTGCCAATTCTGCATTCGAAGGACATGGTGAACTGGAAATTGATCAACTACGCCCTTCCAAAGCAAGTTCCTACTCAAACTTTTGAAGTTCCGCAGCATGGAAACGGAGTTTGGGCACCAAGCATTAGAACACACAACAACGAATTATATATTTACTGGGGAGATCCCGATTTTGGCATCTATATGGTGAAAACCAGCGATCCTAAAGGAAACTGGGAAAATCCGGTTCTGGTAATGGAAGGAAAAGGACTTATAGATCCTTCTCCGCTCTGGGATGAAGATGGTAAGGCTTATCTGGTTCACGCTTACGCAGGTAGTCGTGCCGGAGTAAAAAGCCTCCTTACAGTGAATAAAATGAATGAGGAAGGAACCAAAGTTCTTGATGCAGGTAGGCATGTTTTTGACGGGCATGATGCTCATCCAACTGTAGAAGGTTCAAAATTTTATAAGAGAAATGGATATTACTACATCTTCGCTCCTGCCGGCGGAGTTGCTACAGGATGGCAGCTTATATTAAGATCGAAAGATATATACGGTCCCTATGATGAGAAAGTAGTGCTGGAACAGGGAACAACATCCATTAATGGTCCGCATCAGGGTGCATGGGTGGAAACACCGGAAGGAGAAGACTGGTTCTACCATTTTCAGGATGTTGATGCTTACGGTCGCATTGTGCATTTACAGCCTATGATATGGGAAAATGATTGGCCGGTGATGGGTGAGGATCTGGATGGAAACGGTATTGGAGAACCGGTTAAAACACACGAAAAACCAAATGTTGGAAAAGATTATCCTATAGTAACTCCGAGGGAAAGTACCGAATTTGAGGCTGATAGCCTGGGTCTACAATGGCAATGGCAGGCCAACCCGCAAGTAGTGTGGCATGCAAAATTACCGGGAAAGGATTATCTGAGATTATTTTCGATAAAGGTTCAGGATGACTATCAAAATCTTTGGATGACTCCGAATCTACTTTTGCAGAAATTCCCTGCCCCAGATTTTACAGTGACTACAAAACTTAAATTATTTCCGCAAGAAGCTGACAAAGGTAAAAGTGCAGGACTTATTATCATGGGAATGGATTATGCTACATTAACACTAACTCATGATGCTGAGGGATATATCATAAAACAGACAGAAGCAATCAATGCGATTGATGGAGCGGAAGAAATTAGAATTATTGAAGAAAGAATTGCTACAAATGAAGTCATTTTTCGCGTTGAGGTTAGTGCCCCAGATGCAATGTGCCAGTTCAGTTACAGTGAAAATGGTAAAGATTTCACCAAGGTTGGAAAACCTTTTAAAGCACAACCTGGGAAATGGATTGGCGCCAAAGTAGGGCTTTTCAGTGTAAGTACTCAGGAATCGAAACGAGGGGGTTATGCAGATGTGGAATACTTCAGAATAACAAAATAG
- a CDS encoding rhamnogalacturonan acetylesterase produces the protein MKKIVALVSAICLGLVAFQSHEEQVTVYLIGDSTMADYSGDYDPGKDYMKTRYPVMGWGQVFQSFMASDSLKQLSAVIQADSAVVDDRARGGRSTRTFFQEGRWRSVFENLKKDDLVLMQFGHNDAAEEKHERYVDIEGYKEFLRLYVSQTREKGAYPIILTPVARNYPWEDGHLQNVHGEYDQAAKDIAEEMDVMMIDLNQRSMDYFSKKGQDYVSKNYFMNLPAGKYEAYPEGQEDNTHFQPDGAKAVAQIVFDAMKELQLK, from the coding sequence ATGAAAAAAATAGTAGCATTAGTATCTGCAATTTGTCTTGGCTTGGTGGCTTTTCAATCACACGAGGAGCAAGTAACTGTTTATTTAATTGGTGATTCTACGATGGCAGATTATTCTGGAGATTACGATCCAGGGAAAGATTATATGAAAACAAGATACCCGGTAATGGGTTGGGGACAGGTATTTCAATCTTTCATGGCTTCCGATAGTCTTAAACAATTGAGCGCGGTCATTCAAGCAGATAGTGCTGTTGTAGATGATAGAGCACGTGGAGGTAGAAGTACCAGAACTTTTTTCCAGGAAGGACGATGGAGATCGGTTTTCGAAAACCTGAAAAAAGATGATCTTGTCTTAATGCAATTTGGTCATAATGACGCCGCAGAAGAAAAACACGAACGTTATGTAGACATCGAAGGCTACAAAGAATTCCTGAGATTATACGTTTCTCAAACCAGGGAAAAAGGAGCGTACCCAATTATACTTACGCCAGTGGCAAGAAACTATCCATGGGAGGATGGTCATTTACAAAATGTACATGGAGAATATGATCAGGCTGCTAAAGATATCGCTGAAGAAATGGATGTGATGATGATTGATTTAAATCAACGTTCCATGGATTATTTTTCTAAAAAAGGTCAGGATTATGTAAGCAAGAACTACTTCATGAACCTTCCGGCAGGAAAATATGAAGCGTACCCTGAAGGTCAGGAAGATAATACGCACTTCCAGCCAGACGGAGCAAAAGCAGTTGCACAGATCGTATTTGATGCTATGAAAGAACTACAATTAAAATGA
- a CDS encoding DUF4861 family protein: protein MKRYLIPVLVAISVISCKQENKEKNVAADSQTSSQNSNSQKTYAEISVKEGGQWEGREYMNGEFKNVESLEVPQEHTDHSWYIRYEGPGWENQQVGYRLYLDWRNAIDIFGKKVDTLVLPFVGQDGFDSYHENADWGQDILKAGKSMGIGGYGRYMNDTVAHFRNVNNTKARVNNSEGSSTVSINYEGWSTGTDTIDLEASLSIFPEGRFTKAELTPSKEITGLTTGIVKHGPELMTGTSDNGEWAYIANYGAQTLVNDQDNLGMALFYKTKQLDRQIEGTDDHLVIFKPTTKTITYYFLAAWEQEKDGITSEDEFKTHVAEVLEELNSNTLK, encoded by the coding sequence ATGAAAAGATATTTAATTCCGGTTCTGGTAGCTATTTCGGTCATATCCTGTAAACAGGAGAATAAGGAAAAAAATGTAGCAGCAGATTCTCAAACTAGCAGTCAGAATTCAAATTCTCAGAAAACTTATGCTGAAATTTCAGTAAAAGAAGGTGGACAATGGGAAGGGCGTGAATATATGAACGGAGAATTTAAAAATGTTGAGAGTCTGGAAGTGCCGCAAGAGCATACAGACCACTCCTGGTATATTCGCTATGAAGGTCCGGGTTGGGAGAATCAGCAAGTTGGTTACAGACTTTATCTGGATTGGCGAAATGCTATAGATATCTTCGGAAAAAAGGTTGACACACTTGTTTTACCTTTTGTTGGCCAGGATGGATTTGATTCTTATCATGAAAATGCAGATTGGGGTCAGGATATTCTTAAGGCTGGAAAATCAATGGGAATTGGTGGTTATGGAAGGTATATGAATGACACCGTTGCACATTTCAGAAATGTAAATAACACGAAGGCTAGAGTTAATAATTCTGAAGGAAGCTCTACTGTTTCGATCAATTATGAAGGCTGGAGCACGGGTACGGATACGATAGATCTTGAAGCGAGTTTAAGTATCTTTCCTGAGGGAAGATTTACGAAGGCTGAACTAACTCCTTCTAAGGAAATCACAGGTCTTACTACGGGAATTGTAAAACACGGACCTGAGCTTATGACCGGGACAAGCGATAATGGAGAGTGGGCATACATTGCGAATTATGGAGCGCAAACATTGGTGAACGATCAAGACAATCTTGGAATGGCACTTTTCTACAAAACGAAGCAGTTGGATCGCCAGATTGAAGGCACAGATGATCACCTGGTAATTTTCAAACCAACTACAAAAACCATTACTTATTATTTTCTGGCCGCATGGGAACAGGAAAAAGACGGAATTACCAGCGAAGATGAATTTAAAACGCATGTAGCCGAAGTTCTTGAAGAATTGAATTCCAATACCTTAAAATAA